A window of Zestosphaera sp. genomic DNA:
ATCTCGCCTGCATCGTCTCTAGCTCTAGAGAGGATCTCAAGTATCCTAAGCTCCAATGACTCCTCAAGAGTCCGGCCAGGAGTTACTTCTAGCTTCCCTTCCTCATAAAGCTTGATAGCTTTATTAACTTCTTCTAAAGCCCGCTTATAAACTTCTCTAATCTCTTCGTAAGCCTGATTAGGTATTGATATATCGTCTAAAGTCATTGTAAACCCTCTCATCTCAATAAACCTTAAGAAGAGCTTGAAGGCCCTGTCCATAAATTGCCTGCCGAAGTTAGGTCCATACTCCATAATTATGTAATGCAACATAGATTCAGGCTGTTGAGCACCTATAGCGTTCTTATCTATCACGCCCATCAAGAACTTACCCTTCTTAACTACTACGTATGAATCCCAGAAACACTCTTCATCACGACATTTAAGCGCGCCACTAGAGATCTTAGCTTCTTTAGCAAAGTTAAAGTCTTCGGGAAGAAGCAAGCTAATTATCTGCTTACCGAGCCAAGCCTGCTTAGGGGCTAGTATTGCTGGCTCAGGTATCTCACCCTCATAGTTTATGCTAGCAAGCAAGTCTGAAACCCTATCTTTAGTTAAGTAAGTAGCCTTAGATGAGAGCAGATAACCTCCACTTATGTAGTCTTGAATACCTCCTATTATAGGTCCTCCATACCTTGGTGAGAGAATGTGGTCTTGAACTAAAAGCAACATGCGAGCCTCAGCCTGTGCTTCAGGAGTCTGAGGAACATGCAGATTCATTTCGTCCCCGTCGAAGTCAGCGTTGTAGGGCGGGCAAACAGCTAAGTGAAGCCTGAACGTCCTGCCTGGAAGCACCTTCACAATGTGAGCCATTATTGACATCCTGTGGAGAGACGGCTGCCTATTAAAGAGAACTATATCACCGTCTATTAAGTGTCGCTCAACTATGAAGCCCGGCTTCAGAGCTTCCGCAACAGCCTTTAAATCCTTATTATATCTGAGATCTAGCCTACGTCCGTTAGGTTCTATAATGTAATTCGCTCCTGGATACTTGAACGGCCCGTTAAGCACGTATCTCCTTAGCTCATCTATGTTCCACGACGTTACCCTCACAGGCACGGTCAAGTTCATAGCTACCTCCACAGGAACCCCGACCTCGTTGATACTCAAGTAGGGGTCAGGAGATATCACTGTCCTAGCAGAGAAATCTACGCGCTTACCTGATAAGTTATTCCTGAAACGACCTTCCTTCCCTTTAAGTCTCTGTGCTAGAGTCCTTAATGGGGAGCCAGACCTCCTCTTAGCCGGTGGAACTCCTGGGACCTCATTATCAATGTACGTCGTTATGTGATATTGAAGTAAATCCCACAAATCATCTATTATGATTTCAGGCGAGCCCACATTTATAGCTTCTTTAAGTCTCTCGTTAGTCCTTATTATGTCAACTAGCTTATGAGTTAAGTCGTCTTCAGCTCTTATACCAGTCTCAAGAAGAATTGAAGGCCTGACAGCTATAGGCGGTACAGGCAAGACAGTTATTACTGCCCACGCAGGGTGAGCTATCTCAGGATCATAACCCATAACTCTTAAGTGTCTGTCAGGAACCCTGCTGAGCCAGTCTCTAATGAACGTGGGCGTAAGCTTCCCTAAAGGACCTTCCTCGATGAAGGTCGTAGGCTTCTCATAACGTATTCTATACTGCCTCTCACCACAGTGAGGACACTCATAAACCTTCATGGCCTTCCTCTTCACATACTCTGAAAGTGACTCAGCTAGCTGAGGCCACCTATCTTTCAACTTATTTAACAGTTCTAGATATCTCTCTATCTCATCCTCAGGTATTTTAAGCTTCCCACACTTCCTGCATGTAGCTCTGAGTATCTCGTGTATGTGCTTAACAAACCCTATGTGTATGACTGGCCTAGCTAATTCTAGACTGCCAAAGTGTCCTGGACAGAGAGCAAGTTTGTTGCCGCAGGTCTCACACCTTTGGTCCGGCTCTATAACGCCTAGCTTAGGATCCATGACTCCTCCTTTAACAGGCATGCCGTTCTCGTCATAAACATCTGGGGTCACTATAGCAGTCGCTGACATCTTCCTTATTAAGTCTGGTGACAATATGCCGAACCTGATACTCTTTATCTCCTTCTCTGTGACCATGTTACTCACCCGAGAACTTATCTTTAAGTACTATCTTGGGGTATATGAGCATACTCATCATCTCCTGTAGTAGGAGCTTGAAAGCGTATGAAACCTCAACAGAGACTAAGCTGCCTTCCTCTCCATGCACTGGACACACGTACTTGCCTTTATTTTTGTCAAACCATCCTAGCAACCCACACTTCTCGCACACATATATCGTGTATTTGTCTGAGCTGTCTAAGAGCCTTTCTTTAAGCAATATAGTAGCGCCATGACCTATTATCGCGTCTCTCTCCATCTCACCAAAACGTAATCCCCCCTCCCTAGCTCTACCCTCAGTAGGCTGTCTAGTCAGCAACTGCACAGGACCTCTAGATCTTGAGTGTAGCTTGTCTGACACCATGTGATGTAGCCTCTGATAATACACGACACCTATGAATACAGGTGTCGATATCAACTCGCCTGTCCTCCCGTCATACATGGGTTCAGTCCCGTCATGAGGATACCCAAACAGCATGAGTTCTTTCCTTAAGTCTTCAGGCTTCTCCCCAAAGAAGGGGGTGCCGTCAACTGTCTTGCCCCTAAGTGAACCCACCTTACCAGCTATAGACTCAATTAACTGACCCACAGTCATTCTAGAGGGTAACGCATGTGGATTAATTATCAAGTCTGGAGTTATGCCTTCAAACGTGTAAGGCATGTCATACTGAGGAACCAACAAACCTATCACACCCTTCTGCCCGTGTCTAGACGCGAACTTATCGCCTATTTCCGGAATTCTCAGATCTCTAACCTTAACTCTTATGAATTTATTCCCCTCCCCATCAACTGTTATTAACACAGTATCAACTATTCCCTTATCACCATGCCTTAAACTAACTGAGGAGTCTCTTCTAGTCTCGCCAACTAACCCAAACTCCTTATACTCTTCCAGGAATCTCGGGGGTGAAGTCTTGCCTATAAGGACCTTACCTGAGACCACGTCAACCTCGGGAGGCACTATGCCGTCCTCGTCCAAGAACTCGTAATTCTCTTTACCTCTATAGCCTTTCACCTTAATGTCAGGAATCCCTATTATGTCTCTCTGACCGCCAGGATATCTAAGTTCTTCAGTGCTATAGTCTCTGAAGAATGTTGACCTAGCAAGACCTCTCTCAACTGAAGACTTATTCATTATTACGGCGTCTTCCATATTATAGCCTGTGAACGAAAGCACTGCTACTACGAAGTTTTGTCCTGCAGGTCTAGAATTAAACCCTATTAAGTCTAGGAATCTAGTCTGCACGACTGGTTTCTGGGGGTAGTGTAGGAAGTGAGCTCTGCTATCAAATCTTAAGTGGAAGTTAGCGGCGTTCAAGCCCACTGCTTGTTTAGCCATGGCCGCCTCATACGCGTTACGAGGTGACTGGTTGTGGTTGGCGTAAGGAATCAAGACAGCAGCTACTCCTAAGATAGACGGCGGGTAGAGTTCTAAGTGCGTATGTTCTGGAGTCACCTCTTCAGGCTCTAAAGCTATCAACGCATTATCTTCTTCCTCAGCATCCAGATACTCTACAATACCCATACTAACTAAGTCGCTGAACGTGATGTCTCCAGATCTGAGCTTCTCCACAACATCACTACTTATCTTTATCTTTCCTTTCTCTACTATGAGTAAGGGCCTCCTAACCCTACCACTATCACAGTTTATGTGTACCTCATTAATGTATTCTGTCTTCATGTAAGATACATTAACCTCGTGATGTAGCTTCCCAGACCTCCTCAATTTTCTCAGACTACTCACAAGCTCTGACGCGTCTTCCTTGGGGTAATACCCTATTAGTGTACCGTTTAAGAAGACCTTAGTGAAGCTAGTGACCTTCTCTAGTAACTCTTCATCACCTTTCTTGAGCCTCTCATAAACCTCGAGTAGACTCACTACACCGAGTTCTTGGAGGTAAGGTATAATAGAAGACTCGTCTATTCCGGCAGTAACGTAAGCTGAGAGAGCTAAGTTCTTAACTAAGCCACAGTTGGGGCCTTCAGGAGTCTCGAAAGGACATATCCTGCCCCACTGCGTCGGGTGTAGGTCTCTAGCCTCGAAGTGTGGCTGACCCCTGCTCAGGGGGGCTACGGTCCTCCTCAAATGACTCAACATAGAGATCCAGTTAGTTCTGTCAAGTATTTGGCTAACACCAGTTCTGTTACCTACCCAGTTGCCTGTTGCTAGAGCGTAATTAAGTCTTTCTGTAACTATGTCGGGTCTTGCAAGAGCTTTCAGAGAAAGCTTTCTACCTTTAGTGAGCCTATACCTCTCTATCTGATACCTCAAGTCCTTCATGTACGCTTTAAAAGCTACTCTAAAGAGCTGAGCCATTAAGTCGCCGGCTAGCCTCAATCTCCTGTTAGCGTAGTGGTCCTTATCATCAGGTTTTCTCCTCCCTATCACCAGCTCTATCAGTTTACACGCCATCTGCCCCAAGTAGAGGGCTTTAAGAATCCTGGTGTTAGGAGTGTTGCCTAAGTGAGGCATGAAGTACATGTCAAGTATCTGGAGAACTCTACTGCGTCTAGCCTCAGGGTCTGTAATACCTATAGTGACTCTCGAGGCTAAGTAGTCTAACGCCTCAATCTGTGTCTTGATCTCTCTAGCAGCGTAGAGAGACGGAATCAACTCTTTCTGTATTTCTGGGTCAGGAGAGACAGCTAAAGCTATCTCCATATCAGTTTCTAATCCTAACGCCCTCATCATGATGACGAAAGGAACTTTTTGAGGTATTGACGGGAAGTTAATAGTGAGTGTTCCGTCTTTTAAGCGGTCAAGTATTATCGGAACTCTATACCCTGCAGAAGCTGAGATAACCTTGGCTGTGTGTGTTATTGATGAAGCCTCCCTACCATAATCAACTAAAACTTTATTAGGAGCTAGGTCTTCTTGCCCGACTATGACTCTCTCAGACCCGTTTATTATGAAGTAACCGCCGGGGTCTCTCCAATCTTCTTCATGCTTAATAAGCTCCTCTTTACTGAGCTTACTAGTAGGGTCTAACACAGACCTAATCATTACTGGCATGAACCCTAAAGGAACATTGTCCTCAACATACTCAAACCCGTCTTCATGTATAGCTATCTTCAGATACATAGGTGCGCTGTAGGTTAGGTTGCGAATCCTGGCTATAGTTGGGTTAAGATTCTCTAAACCTCTTATAACTGCACCCTCTATTTCTCTAATTTCGGGCTCGCCTATCTTAACATCAAGGACTTCTAAGTATATTTTCTGGTGTGCTATTTCTATTCTGCCTAACTCCTTAACTATCTTTTTAATACCTGAAGTAACGAACGTGTTGTATGAGTCTAGATGCTGTTTTACGAGACCTTTCTCCTTCAGAAAAGACTCTATGAGTAACCAGCGAACTTCCTTATCTAGCTTGAAAGGATCGTCCAGGTCTCCTCACCCCGCTATAACGAATCTGTAAACTATTATTTTGCCTGCTGTAGGAGATTTTCGCGTTATTCTAACTATATCACCTGGTTTAGCGCCTATAGCTCTAGCGACCGGGTCTGAAGCTCTAA
This region includes:
- the rpoA1 gene encoding DNA-directed RNA polymerase subunit A', yielding MVTEKEIKSIRFGILSPDLIRKMSATAIVTPDVYDENGMPVKGGVMDPKLGVIEPDQRCETCGNKLALCPGHFGSLELARPVIHIGFVKHIHEILRATCRKCGKLKIPEDEIERYLELLNKLKDRWPQLAESLSEYVKRKAMKVYECPHCGERQYRIRYEKPTTFIEEGPLGKLTPTFIRDWLSRVPDRHLRVMGYDPEIAHPAWAVITVLPVPPIAVRPSILLETGIRAEDDLTHKLVDIIRTNERLKEAINVGSPEIIIDDLWDLLQYHITTYIDNEVPGVPPAKRRSGSPLRTLAQRLKGKEGRFRNNLSGKRVDFSARTVISPDPYLSINEVGVPVEVAMNLTVPVRVTSWNIDELRRYVLNGPFKYPGANYIIEPNGRRLDLRYNKDLKAVAEALKPGFIVERHLIDGDIVLFNRQPSLHRMSIMAHIVKVLPGRTFRLHLAVCPPYNADFDGDEMNLHVPQTPEAQAEARMLLLVQDHILSPRYGGPIIGGIQDYISGGYLLSSKATYLTKDRVSDLLASINYEGEIPEPAILAPKQAWLGKQIISLLLPEDFNFAKEAKISSGALKCRDEECFWDSYVVVKKGKFLMGVIDKNAIGAQQPESMLHYIIMEYGPNFGRQFMDRAFKLFLRFIEMRGFTMTLDDISIPNQAYEEIREVYKRALEEVNKAIKLYEEGKLEVTPGRTLEESLELRILEILSRARDDAGEIAVKYLDPFNNVFIMAKTGARGSALNITQMAAMLGQQSVRGERIHRGYTLRTLPFFRRGDIGPEARGFVVNSFVKGLTPTEMFFHAAGGREGLVDTAVRTSQSGYMQRRLINSLLDVIVEYDGTVRTAYGDLIQFRYGEDGVDPKNTSFGKAVNIDRIVKKHVGWRIG
- a CDS encoding DNA-directed RNA polymerase subunit B, with the protein product MDDPFKLDKEVRWLLIESFLKEKGLVKQHLDSYNTFVTSGIKKIVKELGRIEIAHQKIYLEVLDVKIGEPEIREIEGAVIRGLENLNPTIARIRNLTYSAPMYLKIAIHEDGFEYVEDNVPLGFMPVMIRSVLDPTSKLSKEELIKHEEDWRDPGGYFIINGSERVIVGQEDLAPNKVLVDYGREASSITHTAKVISASAGYRVPIILDRLKDGTLTINFPSIPQKVPFVIMMRALGLETDMEIALAVSPDPEIQKELIPSLYAAREIKTQIEALDYLASRVTIGITDPEARRSRVLQILDMYFMPHLGNTPNTRILKALYLGQMACKLIELVIGRRKPDDKDHYANRRLRLAGDLMAQLFRVAFKAYMKDLRYQIERYRLTKGRKLSLKALARPDIVTERLNYALATGNWVGNRTGVSQILDRTNWISMLSHLRRTVAPLSRGQPHFEARDLHPTQWGRICPFETPEGPNCGLVKNLALSAYVTAGIDESSIIPYLQELGVVSLLEVYERLKKGDEELLEKVTSFTKVFLNGTLIGYYPKEDASELVSSLRKLRRSGKLHHEVNVSYMKTEYINEVHINCDSGRVRRPLLIVEKGKIKISSDVVEKLRSGDITFSDLVSMGIVEYLDAEEEDNALIALEPEEVTPEHTHLELYPPSILGVAAVLIPYANHNQSPRNAYEAAMAKQAVGLNAANFHLRFDSRAHFLHYPQKPVVQTRFLDLIGFNSRPAGQNFVVAVLSFTGYNMEDAVIMNKSSVERGLARSTFFRDYSTEELRYPGGQRDIIGIPDIKVKGYRGKENYEFLDEDGIVPPEVDVVSGKVLIGKTSPPRFLEEYKEFGLVGETRRDSSVSLRHGDKGIVDTVLITVDGEGNKFIRVKVRDLRIPEIGDKFASRHGQKGVIGLLVPQYDMPYTFEGITPDLIINPHALPSRMTVGQLIESIAGKVGSLRGKTVDGTPFFGEKPEDLRKELMLFGYPHDGTEPMYDGRTGELISTPVFIGVVYYQRLHHMVSDKLHSRSRGPVQLLTRQPTEGRAREGGLRFGEMERDAIIGHGATILLKERLLDSSDKYTIYVCEKCGLLGWFDKNKGKYVCPVHGEEGSLVSVEVSYAFKLLLQEMMSMLIYPKIVLKDKFSGE